Below is a window of Carettochelys insculpta isolate YL-2023 chromosome 4, ASM3395843v1, whole genome shotgun sequence DNA.
gctgaCACAACTACACGTCTGAGATCCCTCAAAACAGACATGTCATATTTCCATATGAAACATCTTGAAATACTGTTGAGCAAGCAACTCCTAACACGTCAGGAAGAAACGCAActgatagtagtagtagtaatactTAGATTCAACAACACTACATACTTCTCTGTGAGGTATAAATCAAGGAACTATCAGCTTAAACATTCTAGCTGATCTCAACTACCAGATAAAAACATGACAAAAAATGTAGATTTGGTTTCCCAGGGTCCACCTCATAAAGGAATCTATAGATCAAAACAGGCACTTTGAATTGAACACAGAAATGAAATGGAAGCGAAGCACAGGCTCCAAAGCACAAGTGAAATACAGTCTGTGTATAAAAGCCACTGCTAGGAAAGCAAGAAGATGTAATCTGCACGACCAAAGTTTCCAGTGGTCTTCAGGTTTCAGACTATGTCAAGTATATAATGCAATACTCTGACCTACTAGTGACAAAGACATGAATAATGGTATTGAGGACTACGTCTGCTATGTAACTACATCCTCACAACTTCTATACCATATATTTACAGGGAGAAAAAAGCATTCTTGGTCACCAAAGTTATGCTGACACTGAAGAAACTGTGGATTGAATAGATCTCTACAGGAGAAAAACAAGGCAGGATATCACCCTCATAGAAGGAATAAATATCACTTCTCACCAGGCTCTGATTTCCTCCCCACCCAACAACATCCCCTCCATTTTCATCTGAGTTAATTTTTTCAACCAGCACACTCTTATCCAAGCCACGATCTTGGCCAGATTCCGGAGAAGCCAAGAGATTATATCAACCGGAGGATGTGCAAAAGAGACACAGCTGTGTATCACCAACAAATTCAAACAAATCTTATCATCTCCCCTCATGGCCTCACACATACATTCAATGGGAAGGGTGACAGAATAGAACTCTCCTGTATCTCACAAGGGAAAACCCTCTATCTGGCTGACTGAACAATCTCCTATAACCCTTCTCCTGGGTCCTCTCTGGCAGAAAACAGCAGAGCAACATTAAGTGCAACTTGGTGTTTCGTCAGCAACGCCCACTGAACTGTCAACAATACTTAGGGGTCAATGGTATCAAGGACTACTGGCAGACCTAAATTAGTATGGGCACCTCATATTTGTCCATTACTAGAAGATCACTAAGAGGAATTGAATAGTCTAGGTTTCATACTAAGGTCGAAAATTAGATTGAACTGGGGCcaagaatatttgaatatacCACATCACTAGAATTCCTTTGCTACAATCTTCTGTTATCTGCCTTAATAAAGGAAATTTCAAGACTTGATACCCTACCAAATGTTCACTTGTTATTTTCAAAGGCGCCTATATGAGTTAGGTTCTTAGCTCCACTGAAAATCACAGGGGGTCCCCATGTACGGCTGTTGTGGATCACAGTGGCATGCTTCCTGGTGCTAGCACTTTGGGCAATCGGGAAGAAGGGCCAGGACATGAGGGTCCAGGAGTAGGGCCCCAGGCACATGCATGTGGGGCAATGCAGTTGCTGGGAGGGTGACAGTGGGGCAGTGAATGCAAGAACCCATTTGCCTGCTGTTGGCTGGGGGCCCACACAGCAGGGCAGTCTCCTCAGTGTGTCCAGAGCTGGCACAGCTCCCAggagcatggaccagcagcagctgcaggaagggaCAGGCTGCCTCAGCCATCCCCATGCCCTCTGTGGCAGCCCAGCATATCTGAGCAGCCCTGAATGCAGGCCCCACAACTCAGAGGTGCGTGGTTCCCTTGGAGGAGCCACTCGTATTTGCTCTCCtggctgccgcttgcctgagacctgcccttctgccccagcGGCCCCCAAGGCTGACAGATACAAACTCTTTCTGTGTCCCTGTGTCCCTTCACGCTGTGCAtgggtgcagccagcaggctcctctgcgcTCCCACCCAGCGTGAGTCCTCtcgattatccagaatatctgcttatccagcaacctcctggtcccgtaTATGCCAGAgaccaaagagtttactgtaggtaCTCAGCCTCACTCCAAGACTTGCTGCTGTCCAGCTGTTGACTACCAATAATCAAGGTacaattgtgaggagtaaggtcaatGGATAAAATAGGAAAGCAAGTAATATGTtgggaaaaaatgaaagaaactATTATGAAATTATTAAAGAAACAGTCActggttttagatttttttttaaagtataagtTGTAAATTACTGTACCTGTAAGTTGTTGGACTGACGTTTATTTTCCTAGGTATGCTGCAAGACTCAAACTTGTTGGCAAGGGTTACATTGTTTCCAAAGAGACAATAACGTGGCATTTTAACCCCAACAACTCCAGCAAAGACAGACCCAGAATGGAGGCCAATACGcatctttaaataaaatatacaagAGTAATTGTTAGCTAAAATAGTTTAATGTACTAAATTAATTCACTTTATTGGCTCATCCTTAATTTGAATGAATGATTAGAAGGTATGAATTTGGTGGTGGTCATTTCTTTTAGATACGTGCATTCAATTTTCATTAGTGAGAAGTAAATCTGCTAAGGGTCAGATTAAACTGCTTAATTTTACTGCCCATAAATATTACACAGACATTCATAACTGTGATTCAGTTGGTCTCTACTACCCTAAGTTAATCTGGAAAGGACAAAAGGAGTCACCATAGCTCTGTTTACCTTCTAGGGTGTTTGCAGGGAAGGGGAGTTATATAGCGGAAAGATGGACTAGTGACATGATTAAATAAATGTCAGAAGCATTGGAGTTTGTCTTGAGGTTAGAGGCGGAGCTCTAAAGAAGGAAACAACACATGCATGACATCATTCCAGGGGTAGAGATGGGCTTACCTAGAACAGAGGCTGGTTCTAAAGTATGGTTGTTGAATAAATGATTAAACAAGCAGGCTATTGAGTGCAAAGATTTTCTGGAGTATGAAGGAGTCTCTTCTGTGATTAGGATTAGGGTTTGTATATTTTGCTTATCTGATGTTGCTTATTGTGTTCCTTCTGTTTTATTTGTTCTCCCTTTAAAGCACTCGTGTGAACTATTCTCTCACACTAAAGATAAGATCTCTCCAAAACAGTGATGTTTGCCTCTGTTTGAGGGCAtgggagcaaatgcagttgtatcttTGGGTTTGGCTGTATCGTGGCTGTCATAGGGTCTCTCATCCTAAACTCTGACAGCAGCAATTGTGAAGAGAATTTAACACTTCTTCATGAGATATTGTCAAGTTGCCAGCATCTTCCTAATTATGTTTTAATTTCTTTATATATTGTGACTATAAGAAACAATGGGTTATGTTTCTAATAACACAGCATTCTCTCCGATAAAATGTGCAGCATGTAACCATCTCAAAATACTGActgaatttgaaaacaaacaaataagaaGCAAGGAAATATATTCAAAAAAATTGATAGAGGTCTTGGAGGCTTATAGGCATCATAAAAACAGGATCCAATCCAAAGCCCATAGAATTCAACAGAAAGACTTCCACTGACATATCTATTTTGGATTACTGCTACATTAAGTGCGTCTTGATGAAACCAGTAAAATATTTACTTGACAGGACCGTTTAATGCAAACATGAGCAGGAGTAAATTTGTTCACATGCttgccattttaaaaaagatataaACCCACTCCTAAAATTAAGTACATGCTTTGTTGCATCAGGGCCTCATGTTGTAAACACACCATAAATCAGGGATGTGCGAAGTGGTTGGGGGCAGGCTCTCTCAGGTGGAGCAGCATgagtggctgctgggtctcaggctcatccacctcattaaaatgttgaaatatgttgctgtttttacaTCTGCAtactcacatttatatactgattaattaagtttttacattctacaggcatattttcttacacgtgccaaaaggcttggtttttttttccacgtgaacataactgaaatttccattagtTTGGGTTGCACTGGACAGGTTGCATGAGCCCACCTAATTGggaggacaaaaagtggggcctgattttGCTCACTCATGCTATAGATGACTGAAGTTTGGCTCAAGCAGATTTTAATGGTTTAACAGAAAACCAGGATGGAAAAATCTATCACATTTTATATATTCTTGTGATCAGAATTACTGCTGTCCAGACCATTCCAAAAGTAATTTTTTCTGCCTCCATTTGAAAGAAAGAGAGGCTTAGTGCCCTAACTAAAGTAACACAGCAGAATATTGCACATCCCTGGCAGCTACGTTGATGCTGAAATACTGAAAAACAAGATAGTAAAGTTCTGCAACTGATTTCAGGAAAGTTCAATACTCCTAACGGAGTTTTAGCTTTTTGGTTTCCTCTTTCTTCCTTACAGAACCCTAATGCCCAGAAGCATGAAACACCAGTCCTCTTGCCAGATCATTCTCACAGTCTTCTTGTTTACTCCTGATTATTAAACATTATGCACACAGTGCAGTTCATCCATAAAAAACAATACACCTTTCCACCCCAGAAATAAAAATCTATACATGAGTATATTTCTAATATATTTGCCTGACCTTGATAGGCTCTCCATGGGGAGACATCACCTCATCTGACAGTTCCATCATCTTCAGGGCCATCAGTGCTATTTGAACAGCATGTGTCTCACTTTCTTTGTGTAAACCCCCAGCCACGCAATAAGCATCTCCAATTGTCTCCACCTAAACATACACATCAGTCTCTCTTACTGTCTATGCAGTctgagattaaaaacaaacaagcaaacaaatgtGGCATGGTTTTAACTGCTCTCAGTGGGCCCTGTCCTGCAGTTCTTACTCAGAAAAAACTCCCACTGGATGCAAATGGAATTGTATCTGAGGAAAGACTGAGTCCTGAAAAGGTAATTGGGTCAAGTCCTGAAAAGAGCAATTGCAAAGACTGCCTTGCACTGGTGATGGCAATTGCTTTTATGATGCCACAGTACTTCTCTCTTCCTGTGGGGCTCAGGCACAGACTTTGATCAAACGCTTGCCTCAGATTCACACCAGTGTACCtgagagcagaaatgtagcctATCGCCTCAAACTTTCAGCAAGTTTCCCACATGGTTGCACAATCAGCTGACGGTTTCATTCGGTGACCTGTCAAACTATTGTAGTTAAGGTCTGtgtcaaaataattttttcaacTCCTATTATTCTCTAAGCCAGGTTAGTCTCCTTTTCCCTTacacctccctcctcctccgACCCCCAAGACTGCCACAGAAATGCAATAAATTCTCTACCTTGTAGACATCTAGCTCTCCGCACTGGTAATCAAAGCGAGTATAGAGCTCATTAAGCATGGTGATAACCTGCATAGGTGAACACTGGGCACAGATGGCAGTGAATCCTACAATGTCAGAGAAAAGCATTGTGACATTACTAAATTTCTTGGCTTGAACAACTtgtccctgccacagctgctgagCAACCTCACCAGGAAAAATTGAGCACAAAAGATCTACtgtcttcttcttctcctcttccaGAGCTTGGTGGGCTTGCTCAAGGGTAGCTTTAAGCTTTCCTAATCTCTTCTTTAGTCCATCTTGAGCTCTGGCTTGTTCTCCTATCAAAACAACATCCCTCAGTGCATTATGAATTGGAATATCAGAAAGATATAATCCACGTCCTGTAAAATCTTCTAATCGATCCACACAAGGAGATCCCAGGAACAAGACAGCACCAGATTCTAAAATATAGATCATTTGGCCTTTAAGATCCATTACCTGAAACAATAAAAGACAGACGAGTCATCCATAGCTTTGACAATatttaaagaaaaggaagaatCAGAGCAGACGTGCTGTATCACACAAGAAACAGTTTTGTCCTGTGGCcttgcattttttaaaactaattaaaaGGGAAACATAGGATGCTGTGCTATAGCCCCCTTAAAGCCATACAGTGGACCCAATCAATTACCAAACCTACTGTTGGACTCCTAGTTGCCAGAGTAAAACCAATACCTGTGGGATCAATGCCTATTTGTTATGTGGTATCAAGTTATACTGGGGAGAAAACAATAGCCAACAGCATAATTCTGTGCATTTTTTGGTCTGCATTTGTTGATCAGTAATCTATAAATTTGCGACAACAACTATATTATCTGTTTCAATGCACCAACTTATTTATGTTTGTCTGAAGGAAGATGAGAGGGAATTCACTGCTCTTTCAACAGCAGAACTTCACAAACTagcacagttttaaaataaataggcATAAGTAACACGTGCATTATGTTTTAATTATCCActaaagaaaggaaaatgttttgcattaattatttattttgtttactttCTCACTTAATATGCAAAGATACTGCATAGCTCTCATTAACGTTGTTTTTATAGGCCAAATTTTCAAGGAGCAGTCAACCTATGCTCCTTGTAAATGGATGCTTGCACGTGTATGACCTGCAAAGGCAAATGTAACTTTTTTCAGGCACAAATGAATACACACACTTGAAATCTGTCATCTCTTAAAAACTTCTCGATTGGAGTGCCCAATACATTCACCACTCACCAGACGTGGAGAATAGGACACTGCACTGTGGCGAATATGGGGGTGGTCAATCAATGGCTCTCAAGCTGGATGAAtttcttggagcctttaaatgtggctcctcctgagagcggCTCACAGGGACTGCTGTCTGCCTGCTCTGCACACATGACACATCGCTTGGAAGGAAAAGCATGTGGCGGCAGtcctggtgagttgccagcattgaattagaatggcaggggagccaggcttggtgggaggagaagggcatttatttagagcagaggAGTGGGTTAAAACATTTACAAACATTCACAGAACTGGAGAGACCCtgggaggtcagcaagtccagtcccctgccctcttggcaagactaagcaccctccctgatggatttttttaaaacctatttgccccagaaccctaaatgCGCCCCTCAAGGATTaggctcacaaccctaggtttagcaggccaatgctcaaaccactgagccatccctcccctctCAGTGTTGGGAGTGCCTAGCTCTATAAAATTATGTAcaatataatgtggcaaatatgggaagatgacaaccacaaagctgtggccacactagcccgtCCTTTTGGAagtgctatggtaatgtggcaggttggaatatgctaatgaggtgctgtcatgaatgggaagaagtggctttcaaaatcatggggctgttttgaaaggcccctgacTACAGGGGAGGCGTGCatttcgaaaccggcagttttgaagcgtgcgcagctgccattatgttaatgaagcattgcatattcatggcagtgccacattagcatagccCTTATGAAAGGAGAGGCTATGTGGCCATGGCCAAGTGTGGCAATCTTAGAAAGCCTATTGGACATCACTGTTTAAGATTCTCTCTATTGCTGCACTTCAGCAATCAGTAAGAGAAATGGAATTTAGACTAACTAAAGCAGCACTCTCATCTTCCCCATTTTAAGATAAGCATTGACTAAAACATTTAATATAAGCTTCTTGGAGGGTGAGGCTGAATGATTAATGGGGTTTGAACTGAGCAGAAGCCAATGATGATCAAAAGCTACTATCTGAGTAACAGTGCCTCAGCCTGTTTGCCGGCAACCCATTGTCCATGGAACTAAAAAAATCAATTAATCAACAGATGGAACTAACTGGCATCCATGACGGCACTGTCAGAAGCTGACTGAATCTGAAGAGCAAACTATTCTCTCATACCCTCCAGATCAGGGATCAGGCAGATTTGCAGAGCACTATGGTAAAGTCTGCACTGTCACTGCCTCTGTTCTGCAGATGCGCTGTCACTAAGCTAATGTGTCTGTCTCCAAAGGGACAGTGCTTCCTTGGCTTTACTCTTCATCTCAACAAGCAACCGATACATTTTCTTAACAAAAACAGAGAACCGACTGTTTCAGCCCTTACTCAGATGACACGCCCAGGGAAGTCAAAGAGTTTTGAACAAATAAAAGCTCTGGGATTCAGCACACATTTTGTTACACAACCTTCTGCATGTAAGTAGAGGTGAAAGTCTAGTTCCCTGTTTTGTGGAGAAAATCAAGGCTAGAAAACCATTATTTTGTTGTATTTGCATTGGAAGGTAGAAAAATCTAAGATTACAGGCGATATCTTCATTATAGTGGCTATTAATTTATAACCTTACCCCTTATAATGAAAAGCAAATCAAATAAATGCTTCACAGAAATAATCAGTTCTTACCCTTGATGACTTCTTAACAGCATTGTCCCACCTCCTCACTCGTACAGTAAACTGCATATTGAGCATTGTCATGATTCCACTAAATGTGCTGTTTATTCTAGGCCTAAGAATTTCAAAGTACTCCTCAAAGTTAGGATTTGCTAGAAAGTCTCTCCTGTTCAAAAGTCTCCTTATCCCATTGCCAACTTGAAGAACGGCCATCTCCTTGTCGAACATGACGTGAAATGGGAAAGTCTTACAGAACAGATTGGCAGAAATCACAACAGAGGACTGTGGTTTACATGGAGATAAGCAAGGTCTTGTGCTTTTGACTAGTACGGAGTACAACAAATATGGCTGGTTAATAAATTCTGTGCAGTCATTACGAAAGCAGGGGGGCATCAGCATCACTTCCACTTCAGTATCATACAAAACATGAGCTGCTGCTTTAATAATGCCAGGCAGAATGAAACTAGTTATTTTCTTGGGAAAGAAATAATACACGTTTAAGTAGTCTTGATCTTTTTCCAGGCATAATATGGAGGCTTCCTCAAGTCTGCCCTTTTTGTCTGCTTCTTGGCAATGGCCACTCTGTTTCAGAAGGGTACTGAAACTGTTCAAGAAGTCCTTAAGGGTTCCTCCAACAACTCGCAAGATGTGTTCATCCTCTTCATAACATATTTTGAATAGCTCTTCACCAAGAGATTCCTTTACAGTATCAACTGGAACACCTACAAATGTAGAACCATATTTCAATCAAATGACTAAGTTTCTACCCAATTTTCCCCACAACACTAACCCACACACCTCTAGCATTCCAGCCAATGCAGCCCTCAAAAGCCATTCTAGGTTAGAAGTAACTTAATTAAGTCATAATGTTCTGTGACTGGCAAGCAGAGTGGGGATAAAACTTTCAAAGCAACTTCTTGTTTTCTCTTGGTATAACTTCCATTGCTGAACAAGGGTTTGGTCTTAAAACATCTTCTGTCCAAAGGCTGTGGTGGTATAAACAAAGGCTCCTCAAAACTTTGCCAATGTAATTCCTAATAAATTAGTAGGGCTTGCTATTGAAAGATACAAGACACCATCTTCCCTCCAGAGATGTAGGAAGAGACAATTTTGACTGGTGCATTCTTGGCTTGAAGAACTAAAACATATTTTGGCACAGGACTTTCCTCTAGGTCAAAATGCTAGTGCCATATGACACAGCTTAAAATAAGACATGGA
It encodes the following:
- the GUCY1A1 gene encoding guanylate cyclase soluble subunit alpha-1; its protein translation is MFCTKLKDLKITGECPFSLLTQSHVSDEHEEECAEQPNSSTAALPICKEVHEKDTRGDLPQRKTSRSRVYLHTLAESICKLLFPEFEKLHLALQRILANNNIKESRKYGEREDFEKIVTDHANATGVPVDTVKESLGEELFKICYEEDEHILRVVGGTLKDFLNSFSTLLKQSGHCQEADKKGRLEEASILCLEKDQDYLNVYYFFPKKITSFILPGIIKAAAHVLYDTEVEVMLMPPCFRNDCTEFINQPYLLYSVLVKSTRPCLSPCKPQSSVVISANLFCKTFPFHVMFDKEMAVLQVGNGIRRLLNRRDFLANPNFEEYFEILRPRINSTFSGIMTMLNMQFTVRVRRWDNAVKKSSRVMDLKGQMIYILESGAVLFLGSPCVDRLEDFTGRGLYLSDIPIHNALRDVVLIGEQARAQDGLKKRLGKLKATLEQAHQALEEEKKKTVDLLCSIFPGEVAQQLWQGQVVQAKKFSNVTMLFSDIVGFTAICAQCSPMQVITMLNELYTRFDYQCGELDVYKVETIGDAYCVAGGLHKESETHAVQIALMALKMMELSDEVMSPHGEPIKMRIGLHSGSVFAGVVGVKMPRYCLFGNNVTLANKFESCSIPRKINVSPTTYRLLKEYPDFVFTPRSREELPPNFPSDIPGICYFLDAYLQGMKSKPWFQKRDFEDGNANFLGKATGVD